Part of the Natronobacterium gregoryi SP2 genome, GCTGCGGCAGTCGAAGAACAGACTGCGTCGATTTCGGAAGTGTCGTCTGGCGCTCACTCGCTGGCCGAGATGGCCGACGAACTACGCACCTCACTGGATGCATTCGAGGTCGACGCGGCTTCCACCGATCCCGACGACAGCGGCGACGACCTCGACGCCGATCTCGTCACACCCGAGTCCGGCCCGCGAACGGAGTAGACCGTCGACCGCTCGCCCGCCAGTCGGCGTGCAGATCGACTGTGTTTCGTCGCTTGCTCGAGATCCACAGCTTTCGCTACGCTCTCGCCTGACGATGGCGTGCGAAACCGAATCCAGTACCGGCCCAGCAGTGACTGCTGTGTTAAATACCGTAACCCGTCTGCGAAGGCGTTCCGTGGCGCTGGCGATGCGAGTTCGGCGACCGTCAGTACTCCGCCTCGAGTGCTCGCTCGCGCAACCGCTTGCCTTCCTCGCTCTCGACGGTCAGGTCGGGGACTGGTACGGGCGCTCCGTCCTCGTCGATCGCGACGAAGGTGAACGACGATTCGGTGGTCTTTTCGGCCTCGCCGCTGCGCGGTTCCTCGCGCCACGCTCGCAAGGCGACGTGAACGCTGGTCCGGCCGGAATCGTAGACGTATGCCTCTATCAGCGCGGTGTCACCGATCCCAATCGGTTGCTCGAAGTCGAGTTCGTTCACCTGCGCGGTGACACAGGTCTCGCCGGCAAAGCGCATCGCCGACATCGCGGCGACCTCGTCGAGCCACTTCATGAGGTTGCCGCCGTGGAGCGTGTCGTTGTTGTTCGCGTGGTTTGGCTGGACGCGAAACCGGTTCTCGATGTACGTCTCGAGGACAGTCGGCATAGCTACCACTGGGCGCGGAGCGGCGAAAAAAACGTGGGACGGTCAGGACGGCTGTTCGGTGCCTCCTTCGAGTCTCGTCGTCTCGTACTCTGTCTCGATGACGGCGCTTGCGTTGATCGCGATCAGGCCGAAGCCGACCTTCGTGAGCAGATCGAGGTAGGCGATCAGCATGATGTCGACGGTCGGCGTCAGCAGAGCGTAGCCGGCTGGCCCGAGCAGCCAGACGACGGGATAGATCGTCCAGAGGACGAGCGTGAGATTGCGCAGACTCGTAAACAGCGACTGGGTTCCCGAATCCCGTTCGCGTGCTCGTTCAGTCATCGTCCCCAGAACCATGTACACCAGG contains:
- a CDS encoding acyl-CoA thioesterase, which gives rise to MPTVLETYIENRFRVQPNHANNNDTLHGGNLMKWLDEVAAMSAMRFAGETCVTAQVNELDFEQPIGIGDTALIEAYVYDSGRTSVHVALRAWREEPRSGEAEKTTESSFTFVAIDEDGAPVPVPDLTVESEEGKRLRERALEAEY